From one Magnetofaba australis IT-1 genomic stretch:
- a CDS encoding hemolysin family protein, producing MDWFIEIFVIFLFLVLKGFFSGSEIAMVNCDKIKMRHLAKKGDRGAKLVVKLFNTPDQILGTTLAGTNIATVTVTTISTLMFIEIFGSMGDIISVLVMTPILLILGEIVPKSVYQQKADTLAPRIIFGLRFFTTLFHPLIFVFSRVARFATRLAGGSGQSDAFITRDEFRMLLEMSDSASNMDRGFDRDRIRRIVRFAETTVGESMVPVADVVGISEDASMSEAIQVIWRNGFNRLPVYRGSLVNVVGVLTLSSWDLMQPGLEDKSIRDTMHPALFISPTQTVDQVLPLLQKRSHDHFAVVVDEFGSTAGILSMEDILEEVVGEIDVGYDFDEYHPRRRSLLEKVEEEHYIANGRAPISLINEQLHLNLPVGEAHTLAGLLMSRLRAIPREGDSIVAEDFRFTVISASDRHANQVRIQRDS from the coding sequence ATGGACTGGTTCATCGAAATCTTCGTGATCTTCCTGTTCCTGGTCCTCAAGGGGTTCTTCTCGGGCTCCGAGATCGCCATGGTCAACTGCGATAAGATCAAAATGCGCCACTTGGCCAAGAAGGGCGATCGCGGGGCCAAGCTGGTGGTCAAGCTGTTCAACACCCCGGACCAGATCCTTGGCACCACCCTGGCGGGCACCAACATCGCCACTGTCACCGTCACCACCATCTCCACCCTGATGTTCATCGAGATCTTCGGCTCCATGGGCGACATCATCTCAGTGCTGGTGATGACGCCGATTCTACTGATTCTGGGCGAGATCGTGCCCAAGAGCGTCTATCAGCAGAAGGCCGACACCCTGGCGCCGCGCATCATCTTTGGTTTGCGCTTCTTCACCACCCTGTTCCATCCGCTGATCTTCGTGTTCAGCCGTGTGGCGCGCTTCGCCACCCGTCTGGCCGGCGGCAGCGGTCAGTCCGACGCCTTCATCACCCGCGATGAGTTCCGCATGCTGCTGGAGATGTCCGACTCCGCCTCCAATATGGATCGCGGCTTTGATCGCGACCGGATCCGCCGCATCGTGCGCTTTGCCGAAACCACCGTAGGCGAATCCATGGTGCCGGTGGCTGACGTGGTGGGCATCAGCGAAGACGCCTCCATGAGCGAGGCGATTCAGGTGATCTGGCGCAACGGCTTCAACCGTCTGCCGGTCTATCGCGGCAGTCTGGTCAATGTGGTGGGCGTGCTCACGCTCTCCTCGTGGGATCTGATGCAACCAGGCTTGGAGGACAAAAGCATCCGCGACACCATGCACCCGGCGCTGTTCATCTCGCCGACGCAGACGGTGGATCAAGTGCTGCCGCTGTTGCAGAAGCGCAGCCATGACCACTTTGCGGTGGTGGTGGACGAATTCGGCTCCACGGCGGGGATCCTGAGTATGGAGGATATCCTCGAAGAGGTGGTGGGCGAGATCGACGTGGGCTATGACTTTGATGAGTACCACCCGCGCCGCCGTTCGCTGCTGGAGAAGGTGGAAGAGGAGCACTACATCGCCAATGGCCGCGCGCCCATCTCCCTGATCAACGAGCAGCTGCATTTGAACCTGCCGGTGGGCGAGGCTCACACCCTGGCGGGACTGCTCATGAGCCGCTTGCGCGCCATTCCGCGCGAGGGCGATTCCATTGTCGCCGAAGATTTCCGCTTCACCGTCATCTCCGCTTCCGACCGCCACGCCAACCAAGTGCGCATCCAACGCGACAGCTGA
- a CDS encoding CNNM domain-containing protein produces the protein MDPAAISMDFDPRNLELTLRIAIQVVLLLMSGLFSGSETALFSLSRMHLQKLRQSRHPRSDTIHEMLDEPRRLIISILCGNEIINIASAANMASILLLFFTEEEAGWLNIVVMVPLLLLVGEVTPKTFAVSSPVTFSTKVSARLLPRWMIFITPLREAIRFVADRLTTLIVGEAVKEENILKRDVLRTLVDESAESGVIEATERILIDNVLEAAETEIYEIMTPRTRLRTLNADEPLPKLIKKFRKHRHPRMPVVRGHSDNILGMLHSEDVLRLIRTGANLEELRIEDLIKPAHFVPTTKKVDEMFDYFQAHRTRAAIILGEFGGVAGIVTMKDVLTFIFGELTGGGGDASRYRQKGRNAFKVPGDMRLSEFDNLTNFGIDDPIMTTIGGVAFRHFDRLPKVGDSLVNEGYRFTVLEMDGLRIKTLQVAPADSDDSDEEEENAPIEASVRSVEEAQEAAIAQQQAEEAAALQEEVAIAQTAEPEPLHIEPPVVETQTPVAMQEPTETVEAEPSPNAETPAQEQVTEVGVVDQAPADAAPSTTPEKSPPSTKTIEKSDKSDAIAKVSDNKPKSADKGQDKQAGDAAEKPANKDNDAKNEVISAPKKSDKKTDSPSDKGAGTKSGDKGAGTKSGDKGAGTKSSSKGGRTKSGDAKHKTKHKSVDSVTSDGSNKGKQKEG, from the coding sequence ATGGATCCCGCCGCCATCTCCATGGACTTCGACCCCAGAAACCTGGAACTGACCCTGCGCATCGCCATTCAGGTGGTGCTGCTGCTCATGTCCGGCCTCTTCTCCGGCTCCGAAACCGCGCTCTTCTCCCTCAGCCGCATGCATCTGCAAAAACTGCGGCAGTCGCGCCACCCCCGCTCCGACACCATCCATGAGATGCTCGACGAGCCGCGCAGATTGATCATCTCCATCCTCTGCGGCAATGAAATCATCAATATCGCCTCCGCCGCCAACATGGCGTCGATCCTGCTGCTCTTCTTCACCGAAGAGGAGGCCGGCTGGCTCAATATCGTGGTGATGGTGCCGCTGCTGCTGCTGGTGGGCGAAGTGACGCCGAAAACCTTCGCCGTCTCCTCGCCCGTCACCTTTTCCACCAAAGTCTCCGCCCGCCTGCTGCCGCGCTGGATGATCTTCATCACCCCGCTGCGCGAAGCGATCCGCTTTGTGGCCGACCGCCTCACCACCCTCATCGTCGGCGAAGCGGTGAAAGAGGAGAACATCCTCAAACGCGACGTGCTGCGCACCCTGGTGGATGAGTCCGCCGAATCCGGCGTCATCGAAGCTACCGAACGCATTCTTATCGATAATGTTCTGGAGGCGGCGGAGACCGAGATCTACGAGATCATGACCCCGCGCACCCGCCTGCGCACCCTCAACGCCGATGAACCGCTGCCGAAACTGATCAAGAAGTTCCGCAAGCACCGCCATCCGCGCATGCCGGTGGTGCGCGGCCACTCCGACAATATCCTCGGCATGCTCCACTCCGAGGACGTGCTGCGCCTGATCCGCACCGGCGCCAATCTCGAAGAGCTGCGCATCGAGGATCTGATCAAACCCGCCCACTTCGTGCCCACCACCAAAAAGGTGGACGAGATGTTCGACTACTTCCAGGCCCATCGCACCCGTGCGGCGATCATCCTGGGCGAGTTCGGCGGCGTGGCGGGCATCGTCACCATGAAGGATGTGCTCACCTTTATCTTTGGCGAATTGACCGGCGGCGGCGGCGACGCCTCACGCTATCGGCAAAAGGGGCGCAATGCGTTCAAAGTCCCTGGCGATATGCGTTTGAGCGAGTTCGACAATCTGACCAATTTCGGCATCGACGACCCCATCATGACCACCATCGGCGGAGTCGCCTTCCGCCACTTCGACCGCCTGCCCAAAGTGGGCGATTCGCTGGTCAACGAAGGCTATCGCTTTACCGTGCTGGAGATGGACGGGCTCCGCATCAAAACGCTGCAAGTGGCGCCTGCAGACAGCGACGATAGCGACGAAGAGGAGGAGAACGCCCCCATCGAAGCCTCGGTGCGTTCGGTGGAAGAGGCGCAAGAGGCCGCCATTGCCCAGCAACAAGCCGAAGAGGCTGCTGCGCTCCAGGAAGAGGTCGCCATCGCGCAAACCGCCGAACCAGAGCCGCTCCACATTGAGCCGCCCGTCGTGGAGACACAGACGCCAGTGGCGATGCAGGAGCCCACTGAAACGGTTGAAGCGGAACCTTCGCCCAACGCGGAGACGCCCGCCCAGGAGCAGGTCACAGAAGTGGGGGTCGTTGACCAAGCGCCTGCGGATGCTGCGCCCAGCACTACGCCGGAGAAATCCCCGCCCAGCACCAAGACGATAGAAAAGAGCGATAAAAGCGACGCCATCGCCAAGGTGTCCGACAACAAGCCCAAGAGCGCGGATAAGGGGCAGGACAAACAGGCCGGCGACGCTGCAGAGAAGCCTGCAAACAAAGATAACGACGCCAAAAACGAAGTGATCAGCGCACCCAAAAAGAGTGATAAAAAAACGGATTCCCCGAGCGACAAAGGCGCTGGAACCAAGAGCGGCGACAAAGGCGCTGGAACCAAGAGCGGCGACAAAGGCGCTGGGACCAAGAGCAGCAGCAAAGGCGGGCGCACCAAAAGCGGCGATGCCAAGCACAAGACCAAACACAAAAGCGTGGACAGCGTGACTTCGGACGGCTCCAACAAAGGCAAACAGAAGGAGGGTTGA
- a CDS encoding ImmA/IrrE family metallo-endopeptidase has product MSLPNTPEDWALFVNLALDQAYGRERHPMSIAEAAQAFSHSRFPAEPIATVRGGDLEGFEGALIRDPSRRKGWGIFFNAAEPSKRRARFTIAHEFGHYLMHRYFIADDRDGFYCHTAEVPVDATPMENPKQEREADRFAANLLMPPYDLERRISPFEATDLNMLSCCADHYGVSMLAIIQQWLRLTRLRAVLVVSRDDFVLWSAASRSAQGLRRRAFGPPDGEPVEIPAQSLAAQRELTSYPKEGAPMAPGVWFPDEAALEMAIFADRYDFIASLLLLDFE; this is encoded by the coding sequence GTGAGTCTGCCGAACACGCCTGAAGATTGGGCGCTGTTCGTCAATCTGGCGTTGGACCAGGCGTATGGCCGCGAACGTCACCCCATGAGCATCGCCGAGGCGGCGCAGGCGTTCTCCCACAGCCGTTTCCCCGCCGAGCCCATCGCCACGGTGCGCGGCGGGGATTTGGAAGGATTCGAGGGGGCGTTGATTCGCGATCCGTCGCGGCGCAAGGGGTGGGGCATCTTCTTTAACGCCGCCGAGCCCTCCAAGCGGCGTGCGCGCTTCACCATCGCCCATGAGTTTGGCCACTATCTGATGCACCGCTATTTTATTGCCGATGATCGCGATGGTTTCTACTGCCACACTGCGGAGGTTCCTGTGGACGCCACGCCCATGGAAAACCCCAAGCAGGAGCGTGAGGCGGATCGCTTTGCTGCGAATTTGCTGATGCCGCCGTATGACCTGGAGCGCCGCATCAGTCCGTTCGAGGCGACTGACTTGAATATGCTGTCGTGCTGCGCCGACCACTATGGCGTCTCCATGCTGGCGATTATTCAGCAGTGGCTGCGTCTGACCCGCTTGCGCGCGGTGTTGGTGGTGTCGCGTGATGATTTTGTGTTGTGGTCGGCGGCCAGTCGCAGCGCGCAGGGGCTGCGGCGCCGCGCGTTTGGTCCTCCAGATGGGGAACCGGTGGAGATTCCGGCGCAATCGTTGGCTGCGCAGCGGGAGTTGACCAGTTACCCCAAGGAGGGCGCGCCGATGGCGCCGGGAGTGTGGTTCCCGGATGAGGCGGCGTTGGAGATGGCGATATTCGCCGATCGCTATGATTTTATCGCCTCGCTGCTGCTGCTGGATTTTGAATAG
- a CDS encoding helix-turn-helix domain-containing protein, with amino-acid sequence MATPTGERVKALRKEKGLTLEQLATAAGTSKSRIWELENRDNQRPTAQRLASIADALETTVEFLMGIEEQMDTEEVADVAFYRQYRKMPAETRRKIREMVKIWGDEP; translated from the coding sequence ATGGCCACCCCCACAGGCGAGCGCGTCAAAGCCCTGCGCAAAGAGAAAGGGCTCACCCTGGAGCAACTGGCCACGGCGGCTGGCACCAGCAAGAGCCGCATATGGGAGTTGGAGAATCGCGACAATCAACGCCCCACCGCGCAGCGGTTGGCCAGCATCGCCGATGCGCTGGAGACCACGGTGGAGTTCCTCATGGGCATTGAGGAGCAGATGGATACCGAAGAGGTGGCGGACGTGGCGTTCTATCGTCAATACCGCAAGATGCCCGCGGAGACGCGGCGCAAGATTCGTGAGATGGTGAAGATCTGGGGCGACGAGCCGTGA
- a CDS encoding LexA family protein: MAQVIAQASALREMSPPRATPLVGARVAAGFPSPADDFLEEGLDLHKLLVRRPAATFFVRVTGESMRQAGILPGDILVVDRSVEPADGRIVIAVVDGELTVKRLRRRSGRVTLEPENPEFPPLEITESMESAVWGVVTACIHRYGG, encoded by the coding sequence ATGGCGCAGGTGATTGCGCAAGCTTCTGCGTTACGTGAGATGTCGCCGCCCCGCGCAACGCCCCTGGTCGGCGCGCGGGTGGCGGCGGGGTTCCCTTCGCCAGCCGATGACTTTCTGGAGGAGGGGCTGGATCTGCACAAGCTGCTGGTGCGCAGACCCGCCGCCACCTTCTTTGTGCGCGTCACCGGTGAGTCCATGCGTCAGGCGGGGATTCTGCCCGGCGACATCCTGGTGGTGGATCGTTCCGTTGAGCCCGCTGATGGACGTATCGTAATCGCCGTGGTGGATGGCGAATTGACTGTCAAGCGGCTGCGGCGGCGCAGTGGGCGGGTGACGCTGGAGCCAGAGAATCCGGAGTTCCCGCCGCTGGAGATCACCGAGTCCATGGAGTCGGCGGTGTGGGGCGTGGTGACGGCGTGCATTCACCGTTACGGCGGATAA
- the umuC gene encoding translesion error-prone DNA polymerase V subunit UmuC: MFALVDCNNFYVSCERAFNPALEGRPVIVLSNNDGCAVARSNEAKALGIGMGAPLFQIRDIVKRHDVAVLSSNYALYGDMSARVMSILSEAAPAAEVYSIDEAFLDLRGMDRARREAFGQELRARVRRWTGIPVSIGVAPTKTLAKMANHYAKKTPALEGVLDLEDLRWRERALHKFPVGEVWGVGRRLNKRLEAMGIRTAAQLRDAHPKMIRQNFNVTLERTVRELGGQSVIALEEAAAARQSIAVTRTFGEKVTEYAAVSEAVATFAARAAEKLRRQNLLAGAVLAFIQTNRHTPQDAQYARSITVTLPEARDDSYTVLTAAREGLDAIWRDGFRYQKAGVMLLGLVGARQFQRSLFASPPVAGSAQLMGVIDHLNQRMGRGAVRFGAEGVAAQSGQWRMRQERRSPAYTTRWSELPCVAA, encoded by the coding sequence ATGTTTGCGTTGGTGGATTGCAACAACTTCTACGTGTCGTGCGAACGGGCGTTCAATCCGGCGCTGGAGGGGCGGCCTGTCATCGTCCTGTCCAACAACGACGGCTGTGCGGTGGCGCGCTCCAACGAAGCCAAAGCGCTGGGCATCGGTATGGGCGCGCCGCTGTTTCAGATTCGCGATATCGTCAAGCGACACGATGTGGCGGTGCTGTCGTCCAACTACGCGCTGTATGGCGATATGTCGGCGCGGGTGATGAGCATATTGAGCGAGGCGGCGCCTGCGGCGGAGGTCTACTCCATCGACGAGGCGTTTCTGGATCTGCGCGGCATGGATCGCGCGCGTCGGGAGGCGTTTGGCCAGGAACTGCGCGCCCGGGTGCGGCGCTGGACCGGCATTCCCGTCTCCATTGGCGTGGCGCCCACCAAGACGCTGGCCAAAATGGCCAACCACTACGCCAAGAAGACGCCCGCGCTGGAGGGGGTGTTGGATCTGGAGGATCTGCGTTGGCGCGAGCGGGCGTTGCACAAATTCCCGGTGGGCGAGGTGTGGGGCGTGGGGCGGCGTCTGAACAAGCGGTTGGAAGCTATGGGTATTCGCACTGCCGCGCAACTGCGCGATGCGCACCCCAAAATGATTCGGCAAAATTTCAATGTGACGCTGGAGCGCACCGTGCGTGAGTTGGGCGGTCAGTCGGTCATCGCTCTGGAGGAGGCGGCAGCGGCGCGCCAGAGCATCGCAGTGACCCGCACATTCGGTGAAAAGGTGACCGAATACGCCGCCGTGAGCGAAGCCGTCGCCACCTTTGCGGCGCGGGCGGCGGAGAAACTGCGGCGTCAGAATTTACTGGCCGGGGCGGTGTTGGCGTTTATCCAGACCAATCGCCATACGCCGCAGGACGCCCAGTACGCCCGCAGCATCACCGTGACTCTGCCCGAGGCGCGTGATGACAGCTATACGGTGCTGACGGCGGCGAGGGAAGGGCTGGACGCCATCTGGCGTGACGGTTTTCGCTATCAAAAGGCCGGGGTGATGTTGCTGGGACTGGTTGGCGCGCGGCAGTTCCAACGCAGTCTGTTCGCGTCGCCGCCAGTGGCGGGCAGCGCGCAATTGATGGGCGTGATCGACCATCTGAACCAGCGCATGGGGCGCGGCGCGGTGCGCTTTGGCGCCGAAGGGGTGGCGGCGCAGAGCGGGCAGTGGCGCATGCGTCAGGAGCGGCGTTCGCCCGCCTACACCACGCGCTGGAGCGAACTGCCCTGCGTGGCGGCTTAG
- a CDS encoding ATP-binding protein — protein MDLKHRKRASKRQFLLYAFGWSAILSVSLAWNLHTTRTHVITMAINTARATFDKDLAFRRWATRHGGVYVPATKQTPPNPYLSHVPDRDIVKPDGTQLTLMNPAYMLRQMMEQFPGLYGAQGRIVSLKPLNPNNAPDSWETRALQAFEQGSQEAMELSNFDGAPHLRLIRPMIAKPGCLKCHAFQGYKVGDVRGGIGVAVPMAPFFAEERSIDHTLIASHGAFLALGFASLVFGYRRRLRGLSVEEAMRQRDRKRMTALRSAHQEAEAANRAKDQFLAAMSHEIRTPIHVITGMGELLAESHDGMNRKRYLETLNHACDGLLSLIDDVLDMSRIESGQIELSAHPFQLECLVRSVGGIFEMPAQERGIALIIDIDPLAPQWVHGDDSRLRQLLINLTGNALKFTAAGEIRIGVERADEGVLRFCVCDTGIGIAADKLDAIFQPFTQADSAITRRFGGAGLGLSICRNIIERMNGRIWVESVVGAGSKFFFEAPFPVVDASRLEAPGQTAHPNQELHAQNGLNILVAEDTDDNITLMNAYLSNTPHRATFARDGLEAVNALRAGAFDIVLMDVQMPNMDGYSATREIRCWEQEMGRTPTPIYALSAHALSDSEQHSLDAGCNGHLTKPIKKRDLLAFLEQLPGRRAAES, from the coding sequence GTGGATCTTAAGCATCGCAAACGCGCCTCCAAGCGACAATTTCTTCTTTATGCTTTCGGCTGGTCAGCGATCTTGTCAGTTTCATTGGCCTGGAATCTCCACACCACCCGCACCCACGTCATCACCATGGCGATCAACACCGCGCGCGCCACTTTTGATAAGGATCTGGCGTTCCGCCGCTGGGCCACGCGCCATGGCGGCGTCTATGTGCCCGCCACCAAACAGACGCCGCCCAACCCCTACCTGTCCCATGTGCCGGACCGGGATATCGTCAAACCTGACGGAACCCAACTCACACTGATGAATCCCGCCTATATGCTGCGCCAGATGATGGAGCAATTTCCCGGCCTCTATGGAGCGCAGGGGCGCATCGTCAGCCTGAAGCCTCTCAACCCCAACAATGCGCCCGATTCCTGGGAGACGCGCGCGCTGCAAGCCTTTGAACAGGGTTCCCAGGAAGCCATGGAGTTGAGCAACTTTGATGGCGCGCCTCATCTGCGCCTGATTCGCCCCATGATCGCCAAGCCCGGCTGCCTGAAGTGCCACGCGTTTCAGGGTTATAAAGTGGGCGATGTACGCGGCGGCATCGGCGTGGCGGTGCCCATGGCGCCATTTTTTGCTGAAGAACGCTCCATCGACCATACCCTGATCGCCTCCCATGGGGCGTTCCTGGCGTTGGGCTTTGCCAGCCTGGTTTTTGGCTATCGCAGACGCTTACGCGGCCTGTCAGTTGAAGAAGCCATGCGCCAACGCGACCGCAAGCGCATGACGGCGCTGCGCAGCGCGCACCAGGAGGCGGAGGCCGCCAACCGCGCCAAAGATCAATTCCTTGCCGCCATGAGCCATGAAATTCGCACCCCCATTCACGTTATTACCGGCATGGGCGAACTGTTGGCGGAAAGCCATGACGGCATGAATCGCAAACGCTACCTGGAGACGCTCAATCACGCTTGCGATGGTCTACTCAGTTTGATTGACGATGTATTGGACATGAGCCGCATCGAATCGGGACAGATCGAGCTTTCTGCGCACCCCTTTCAATTGGAGTGTCTGGTGCGCAGCGTGGGGGGAATTTTTGAAATGCCCGCTCAAGAGCGTGGCATCGCATTAATTATTGATATTGATCCGCTCGCGCCGCAGTGGGTGCATGGCGACGACTCGCGCTTGCGTCAGTTGTTGATCAATTTGACCGGCAACGCGCTGAAATTCACCGCTGCGGGTGAGATCCGCATTGGCGTTGAGCGGGCTGACGAGGGCGTGCTGCGTTTCTGCGTCTGCGATACCGGCATTGGCATTGCGGCGGATAAACTCGACGCGATCTTTCAGCCTTTCACCCAAGCCGATAGCGCCATCACACGCCGCTTTGGCGGCGCAGGATTGGGACTCTCCATCTGTCGCAACATCATCGAACGCATGAACGGACGCATCTGGGTGGAGAGCGTTGTGGGCGCAGGCAGCAAGTTTTTCTTCGAAGCGCCGTTTCCCGTCGTGGATGCCAGCCGCTTGGAGGCGCCTGGACAAACTGCGCATCCGAACCAAGAGTTACACGCACAAAATGGCTTAAACATCCTGGTGGCTGAAGATACCGATGACAACATCACCTTGATGAACGCCTATCTGAGCAATACGCCGCATCGCGCCACATTTGCGCGCGATGGGCTGGAGGCGGTCAATGCGCTGCGCGCCGGCGCGTTTGACATCGTGCTGATGGATGTGCAGATGCCCAACATGGACGGCTATAGCGCCACGCGCGAGATTCGCTGTTGGGAGCAGGAGATGGGCCGCACGCCCACGCCCATCTATGCGCTCTCGGCCCATGCGTTGAGCGATTCAGAACAGCACAGCCTCGATGCAGGCTGCAATGGACACCTGACCAAGCCGATTAAAAAGCGCGACCTGCTGGCGTTTTTGGAGCAGTTGCCAGGCAGACGCGCAGCCGAGAGCTAA
- a CDS encoding YdcF family protein has translation MNNFFKGVVVGAALPALCAVTFAAVVLRYPHGPAQWLTVDDEPVSAQWVVLMGGALWQGAGHRLDELLQQGWADNALVLGDPPETFFSVVQSLCAECRIAPEQVVFLPSHNTRSDAQAVRAFFQNRPPRRLLVVTNPYHARRTRLALTQALAAWDVDIRVTHDKTYRNLLPPEQAWWRHSATAAMVLMEYVKIIGLAWPFHDSPSLDAPEQRRARGLGEKVALHMHGVYVSAKNPVS, from the coding sequence ATGAACAATTTCTTCAAAGGCGTGGTGGTTGGGGCGGCGTTGCCTGCGTTGTGCGCTGTGACGTTCGCTGCAGTGGTGTTGCGCTATCCTCACGGGCCCGCGCAGTGGTTGACCGTGGATGATGAGCCGGTTTCGGCGCAGTGGGTGGTGCTGATGGGCGGCGCTTTATGGCAGGGAGCGGGGCATCGGCTTGATGAGTTGCTGCAGCAAGGCTGGGCGGACAATGCCCTGGTGCTGGGCGATCCGCCGGAAACATTTTTCTCCGTTGTGCAATCCCTGTGCGCAGAGTGCCGCATCGCCCCCGAACAGGTGGTGTTTCTGCCCTCGCACAACACGCGCTCGGACGCTCAGGCGGTGCGTGCGTTTTTTCAAAACCGCCCACCGCGACGACTGCTGGTGGTAACCAATCCCTACCATGCGCGCCGTACGCGCTTGGCGTTGACGCAGGCGTTAGCGGCATGGGATGTGGACATACGCGTTACCCATGACAAAACGTATCGCAATCTACTGCCTCCGGAACAGGCGTGGTGGCGCCATTCAGCGACCGCAGCAATGGTGCTGATGGAGTACGTGAAGATAATTGGTTTGGCGTGGCCGTTTCATGACTCCCCATCCTTGGACGCGCCGGAACAGCGGCGGGCACGGGGATTGGGCGAGAAAGTGGCGCTGCATATGCATGGAGTCTATGTGAGCGCAAAAAACCCTGTCAGTTAG